Proteins encoded within one genomic window of Saccharopolyspora pogona:
- a CDS encoding glycoside hydrolase family 3 protein: MDEAKLLSLVSELTAAEKARLLTGADLWTLHPMPKIGLRALVLSDGPNGVRGTAWDERDTSLLFPVASALAATWDRAAARTAGEVFGDEARRRGVHVVLAPTINVHRSPFGGRNFENFSEDPLLIAEIGAEVVAGIQSRGVAATPKHYVANDSETERLSYDAVVDEQALREIYLKPFERIVAKASPWAMMAAYNSVNGRTMTENSALVNDVLKGEWAWDGMLVSDWFATRSLEAAALGGLDLAMPGPKSAWSDGKLAEAVARRKVPEEVLDDKVLRVLRLADRVGAFEDSEPGGGPSGEARPVIRRLATQGFVLLRNEIVDDAPLLPIDPKVAKVAMIGENATIPVVQGGGSSHVSPPHVVTPLDGLRAALPDADVVYQRGVRHRRLLDVIPRAEVADPAGEGTGIRVEYLGNKGEVLDSELRGTERLMWLGGLPSGAKELRLQGKLQLDLGEHVFGVNGTGRFRVELSGREVLAAGVVRTNGIDDPLGGMLEPPEQRFNVVLVESDLDADGRAAMTVEFTPQRPDALVAVGIGHRAQEWDDASELAAALAIARDSDVAVVVVGTNDEVETEGRDRVSLDLPGAQNELVRKVAAVNPSTVVVVNAGSPVLMPWASDVRAVLWTWFGSQEYGDALADVLLGRAEPGGRLPTTFPAELGDVPVPLPGVQPVDGELHYTEGTLVGYRAYQDRGVNPAFHFGHGLGYTTWEYLAAVAEGEVVRVKLRNTGDRAGREVVQVYAAEPLRLAGFTVAEAEAGAEVSVVVDVEPGGEFAVGRSAGDLRIRAAKSP; the protein is encoded by the coding sequence GTGGACGAGGCGAAGCTCCTGTCGTTGGTTTCGGAGTTGACAGCCGCGGAGAAGGCGCGGTTGCTGACCGGTGCCGACCTCTGGACCCTGCACCCGATGCCGAAGATCGGGCTGCGGGCGTTGGTGCTCTCCGACGGGCCGAACGGGGTGCGCGGCACGGCATGGGACGAGCGCGACACGTCGCTGCTGTTCCCGGTGGCGTCCGCGCTGGCGGCGACCTGGGATCGGGCGGCGGCGCGGACCGCGGGTGAGGTGTTCGGCGACGAGGCGCGCCGCCGGGGTGTGCACGTGGTGCTGGCGCCGACGATCAACGTGCACCGAAGTCCTTTCGGGGGCAGGAATTTCGAGAACTTCTCGGAGGATCCGCTGCTGATCGCCGAGATCGGTGCCGAGGTCGTCGCGGGCATCCAGTCGCGCGGGGTGGCCGCGACTCCGAAGCACTACGTCGCCAACGACAGCGAAACCGAGCGGCTCAGCTACGACGCGGTGGTCGACGAGCAGGCGCTGCGCGAGATCTACCTCAAGCCGTTCGAGCGGATCGTGGCGAAGGCTTCGCCGTGGGCGATGATGGCCGCCTACAACTCGGTGAACGGGCGCACGATGACCGAGAATTCCGCTCTGGTGAACGATGTCCTCAAGGGCGAGTGGGCGTGGGACGGGATGCTCGTATCGGACTGGTTCGCCACCCGCTCGCTGGAGGCGGCGGCGCTCGGCGGCCTCGACCTGGCCATGCCCGGTCCGAAAAGCGCGTGGAGCGACGGGAAACTCGCAGAGGCCGTGGCGCGGCGCAAGGTCCCGGAAGAAGTTCTCGACGACAAGGTCCTGCGGGTGCTGAGGTTGGCCGATCGGGTAGGTGCTTTCGAAGATTCCGAACCCGGCGGCGGGCCTTCGGGGGAGGCCAGGCCGGTCATCCGGCGGCTCGCGACGCAGGGATTCGTGTTGTTGCGCAACGAGATCGTGGATGATGCGCCGCTGCTGCCGATCGACCCGAAGGTCGCTAAGGTCGCGATGATCGGCGAGAACGCCACCATCCCGGTGGTGCAGGGAGGCGGGTCGTCGCACGTTAGCCCGCCGCACGTGGTGACTCCGCTGGATGGATTGCGCGCGGCGCTTCCCGACGCGGATGTGGTTTACCAGCGCGGTGTGCGGCATCGGCGGTTGCTGGACGTGATCCCGCGCGCGGAGGTTGCTGATCCGGCTGGCGAGGGCACCGGTATCCGGGTCGAATACCTCGGCAACAAGGGAGAAGTCCTCGACAGCGAGCTGCGCGGAACCGAGCGGCTGATGTGGCTCGGCGGCCTGCCGTCCGGGGCGAAGGAGTTGCGGTTGCAGGGGAAGCTCCAACTCGATCTCGGCGAGCACGTGTTCGGGGTGAACGGCACCGGGCGCTTCCGCGTCGAGCTCTCCGGCCGGGAGGTGCTGGCTGCGGGCGTGGTGCGCACCAACGGGATCGACGACCCGCTGGGCGGCATGCTGGAACCGCCCGAGCAGCGGTTCAACGTCGTGCTCGTCGAGTCGGACTTGGACGCCGACGGCCGGGCAGCCATGACCGTCGAGTTCACCCCGCAGCGCCCCGACGCGCTGGTGGCGGTCGGGATCGGGCACCGAGCGCAGGAGTGGGACGACGCGAGCGAACTCGCCGCCGCGCTGGCGATCGCCCGCGACTCCGACGTCGCGGTCGTCGTGGTTGGCACCAACGACGAGGTCGAGACCGAGGGCCGCGACCGCGTCTCGCTGGACCTGCCGGGTGCCCAGAACGAGCTGGTACGCAAGGTTGCCGCGGTGAACCCGAGCACGGTCGTGGTGGTCAACGCCGGGTCGCCGGTGCTGATGCCCTGGGCGTCAGACGTCCGCGCGGTGCTGTGGACGTGGTTCGGCAGCCAGGAGTACGGGGACGCGCTGGCCGACGTGCTGCTGGGCCGGGCAGAACCCGGCGGGAGGTTGCCGACCACCTTCCCGGCCGAACTGGGCGACGTCCCGGTGCCGCTGCCCGGCGTGCAGCCGGTGGACGGCGAACTGCACTACACCGAGGGAACCCTGGTCGGCTACCGCGCTTACCAGGACCGGGGCGTCAATCCGGCGTTCCACTTCGGACACGGGCTCGGGTACACGACCTGGGAATACCTGGCGGCCGTCGCCGAAGGCGAGGTCGTGCGGGTGAAGCTTCGCAACACCGGCGACCGAGCGGGACGCGAGGTCGTGCAGGTGTACGCGGCGGAGCCGTTGCGGCTGGCGGGGTTCACCGTCGCCGA
- a CDS encoding ribonucleoside-diphosphate reductase subunit alpha: protein MTATLNDWTRVSTVVHHACAGLPGVSADAVLEEVRRTGYAGISDDELSLAQVMAARTLIETEPNYSQVTARLLLDRMRREALSFLGEPQEADQEQMSDHYPAYFADYVRRGVELERLDPELGSFDLDRLGRTLVPERDLTFGFLGLQTLYDRYFLHEDGTRFELPQAFFMRVAMGLALREDDREARAIEFYHLLSTFDFMCSTPTLFNAGTTRPQLSSCFLTTVDDDLSGIFHSISNNARLSKYAGGLGNDWTPVRGIGAHINGTNGKSQGVVPFLKIANDTAVAVNQGGRRKGAVCAYLETWHIDVEEFLDLRKNTGDDRRRTHDMNTANWVPDEFLRRVEADEQWTLFSPDETPDLHDLYGKAFAERYRAYEQAADRGEIRVFRRVRAVELWRRMLTMLFETGHPWITFKDPCNLRSPQQHSGVVHSSNLCTEITLNTSTDEVAVCNLGSVNLARHVNADGIDAAKLERTTRTAVRMLDNVIDINFYTIPEARRSNLRHRPIGLGLMGFADALFAQRIPVSSEAAVEFADRSMEQISYHAIAASSELAAERGRYESFDGSLWNQGILPIDSLDLLADARGGDVDLDRSSTLDWEALRERVRTVGMRNSNVMAIAPTATISNICGVNQSIEPVYRNLYVKANMSGDFTVVNPHLVADLKQAGLWDEAMIADLKFHDGSLLPIERIPQQFKELYATAFEIEPHWLVEAAARRQKWIDQAQSLNLYVSRPSGRTLDELYRLAWRKGLKTTYYLRSTSATHVEKSTLRGTDGKLNAVPTAPTATGAACSVEDPDCEACQ, encoded by the coding sequence GTGACGGCGACACTCAACGACTGGACCCGCGTGTCCACTGTGGTCCACCACGCCTGCGCCGGACTACCCGGCGTGTCGGCCGATGCCGTGCTCGAAGAGGTGCGGCGCACCGGCTACGCCGGTATCAGCGACGACGAGCTCTCGCTGGCCCAGGTCATGGCGGCACGCACGCTAATCGAGACCGAGCCGAACTATTCTCAGGTCACGGCCCGCCTCCTGCTGGACCGGATGCGCCGCGAGGCGCTGAGCTTCCTGGGCGAGCCGCAGGAGGCCGACCAGGAGCAGATGAGCGACCACTACCCGGCGTACTTCGCCGACTACGTGCGCCGCGGTGTCGAACTGGAGCGGCTCGACCCGGAGCTGGGCTCCTTCGACCTCGACCGGCTGGGCCGCACCCTGGTGCCGGAACGCGACCTGACCTTCGGCTTCCTCGGCCTGCAGACTCTCTACGACCGCTACTTCCTGCACGAAGACGGCACCCGCTTCGAGCTGCCACAGGCGTTCTTCATGCGGGTCGCGATGGGCCTGGCGCTGCGCGAGGACGACCGCGAGGCGCGGGCGATCGAGTTCTACCACCTGCTGTCGACGTTCGACTTCATGTGCTCGACGCCGACCCTGTTCAACGCCGGCACCACCCGGCCGCAGCTGTCCTCGTGCTTCCTGACCACTGTGGACGACGACCTGTCCGGGATCTTCCACTCCATCAGCAACAACGCGCGGCTGTCGAAGTATGCGGGCGGACTGGGCAACGACTGGACGCCGGTGCGCGGCATCGGCGCCCACATCAACGGCACCAACGGCAAGTCCCAGGGCGTGGTGCCATTCCTGAAGATCGCCAACGACACCGCCGTGGCGGTCAACCAGGGCGGCCGGCGCAAGGGCGCGGTGTGCGCATACCTGGAGACCTGGCACATCGACGTCGAGGAGTTCCTCGACCTGCGCAAGAACACCGGCGACGACCGCCGCCGCACCCACGACATGAACACCGCGAACTGGGTGCCCGACGAGTTCCTGCGCCGCGTCGAGGCCGATGAGCAGTGGACGCTGTTCTCCCCGGATGAGACGCCTGACCTGCACGACCTCTACGGCAAGGCGTTCGCCGAGCGCTACCGCGCCTACGAGCAGGCCGCCGACCGCGGCGAGATCCGCGTGTTCCGCCGGGTGCGCGCGGTGGAGCTGTGGCGGCGGATGCTGACGATGCTCTTCGAGACCGGCCACCCCTGGATCACCTTCAAGGACCCGTGCAACCTGCGGTCGCCGCAGCAGCACAGCGGGGTCGTGCACTCCTCCAACCTGTGCACCGAGATCACCCTGAACACCAGCACCGACGAGGTGGCCGTGTGCAACCTCGGGTCGGTCAACCTGGCCCGGCACGTCAACGCCGACGGCATCGACGCCGCGAAGCTGGAGCGCACCACGCGCACCGCCGTCCGGATGCTGGACAACGTCATCGACATCAACTTCTACACGATCCCCGAGGCACGCCGGTCCAACCTGCGGCACCGGCCGATCGGGCTGGGCCTCATGGGCTTCGCGGACGCGCTGTTCGCGCAGCGCATCCCGGTTTCGTCGGAGGCCGCCGTCGAGTTCGCCGACCGCAGCATGGAGCAGATCAGCTACCACGCGATCGCCGCGTCCAGCGAGCTCGCCGCCGAGCGGGGTCGGTACGAGTCCTTCGACGGATCGCTGTGGAACCAGGGAATCCTGCCCATCGACTCGCTCGACCTGCTCGCCGACGCCCGCGGCGGCGACGTCGACCTTGACCGCTCGTCCACCCTGGACTGGGAGGCGCTGCGTGAGCGGGTGCGCACCGTAGGGATGCGCAACTCCAACGTGATGGCCATCGCCCCGACCGCCACGATCTCCAACATCTGCGGCGTGAACCAGTCGATCGAGCCGGTCTACCGCAACCTGTACGTCAAGGCGAACATGTCCGGCGACTTCACCGTGGTCAACCCGCACCTGGTCGCCGACCTGAAGCAGGCCGGGCTGTGGGACGAGGCGATGATCGCCGACCTCAAGTTCCACGACGGCAGCCTGCTGCCGATCGAGCGGATCCCACAGCAGTTCAAGGAGCTCTACGCCACCGCGTTCGAGATCGAGCCGCACTGGCTGGTGGAGGCGGCGGCGCGCCGGCAGAAATGGATCGACCAGGCGCAGTCGCTGAACCTCTACGTCTCCCGGCCCAGCGGCCGAACGCTCGACGAGCTCTACCGCCTCGCCTGGCGGAAGGGCCTCAAGACCACGTACTACCTGCGCTCCACGAGCGCGACCCACGTGGAGAAGAGCACCCTGCGCGGCACCGACGGCAAGCTCAACGCCGTCCCGACGGCGCCGACCGCGACCGGCGCTGCTTGCTCGGTCGAAGACCCCGACTGCGAAGCCTGCCAGTAA
- a CDS encoding ribonucleotide-diphosphate reductase subunit beta — MTSLESPSSAAGLGEIDRAGGRVDVGDKAMINARADVNQLLPLKYGWAWEKYLAGCNNHWMPTEISMQADIALWKSTDGLSDDERLLLKRNLGFFATAESLVANNIVLAVYRHITNPECRQYLLRQAFEEAVHTHTFQYICESLGLDEGELFNMYREIPSIADKDAWALQYTRSLEDPDFTTGSTEADQAFLRDLVAFYVIFEGMWFYTGFAQILALGRRNKMVGIAEQYQYILRDESIHLNFGIDCINQIKLENPHLWTEEFQAEIRQMLTEACELEIAYGRDTMPRGILGINADLCAQYMHFITNRRCAQLGLEPVFPEADNPFPWISEAMDLKKEKNFFETRVNEYQSGGSLKWD; from the coding sequence ATGACGTCCCTGGAGTCCCCATCCTCGGCCGCCGGGCTCGGCGAGATCGACCGCGCCGGTGGGCGCGTCGACGTCGGAGACAAGGCGATGATCAACGCCCGTGCCGACGTCAACCAGCTGCTCCCCCTCAAGTACGGGTGGGCCTGGGAGAAGTACCTCGCGGGCTGCAACAACCACTGGATGCCCACCGAGATCTCGATGCAGGCCGACATCGCGCTGTGGAAGTCCACCGACGGTCTCAGCGACGACGAACGCCTGCTGCTCAAACGCAACCTCGGCTTCTTCGCCACCGCCGAATCCCTGGTGGCCAACAACATCGTCCTCGCCGTCTACCGGCACATCACCAACCCCGAATGCCGCCAGTACCTGCTGCGGCAGGCCTTCGAGGAGGCCGTGCACACCCACACCTTCCAGTACATCTGTGAAAGCCTCGGCCTCGACGAGGGCGAGCTGTTCAACATGTACCGGGAGATTCCGTCGATCGCCGACAAGGACGCCTGGGCGCTGCAGTACACGCGCAGCCTGGAAGACCCGGACTTCACCACCGGCAGCACCGAGGCCGACCAGGCCTTCCTCCGCGACCTCGTCGCCTTCTACGTGATCTTCGAAGGCATGTGGTTCTACACCGGGTTCGCGCAGATCCTCGCGCTGGGCCGGCGGAACAAGATGGTCGGCATCGCCGAGCAGTACCAGTACATCCTGCGCGATGAATCGATCCACCTGAACTTCGGCATCGACTGCATCAACCAGATCAAGCTGGAAAACCCGCACCTGTGGACCGAGGAATTCCAGGCCGAGATCCGGCAGATGCTCACCGAAGCCTGTGAGCTGGAAATCGCCTACGGTCGCGACACGATGCCCCGCGGCATCCTCGGCATCAACGCCGACCTCTGCGCCCAGTACATGCACTTCATCACCAACCGGCGCTGCGCCCAGCTCGGCCTGGAACCGGTCTTCCCGGAAGCCGACAACCCCTTCCCGTGGATATCGGAGGCCATGGACCTGAAGAAGGAGAAGAACTTCTTCGAAACCCGGGTCAACGAATACCAGTCCGGCGGCTCCCTCAAGTGGGACTGA
- a CDS encoding IS630 family transposase: MARTGRPKAELVLTDDERSTLQRWARRAKSSQALALRCRIVLACADGLSNVDIAEQLRVARPTVGKWRSRFVQRRLEGLADEDRPGAPRKITDEQVEKVVVSTLEEKPNNATHWSRASMAKRSGLSKSTVGRIWEAFNLKPHLADTFKLSTDPQFIEKVRNVVGLYMNPPENAVVLCTDEKSQVQALERSQPVLPMMPGMPERRTHDYVRHGVTSLFAAFDIATGKVISSLHRRHRSVEFRKFLTKIDKTVPAELGVHVICDNYATHKTEIIQKWLAKHPRFQIHFIPTGSSWINQVERWFGELTTKLLQRGVHTSVQALEADIRNWIDEWNNDPRPFIWTKNADEILESLRSYCQRISGAGH; encoded by the coding sequence ATGGCGAGGACTGGGCGGCCGAAGGCTGAGTTGGTGCTGACCGACGATGAGCGTTCGACGTTGCAGCGTTGGGCTCGGCGGGCGAAGAGTTCGCAGGCTTTGGCGTTGCGGTGTCGGATTGTGCTGGCATGCGCCGATGGTTTGTCCAATGTGGATATCGCCGAGCAGTTGCGGGTGGCGCGACCGACGGTGGGCAAGTGGCGGTCGCGGTTTGTCCAGCGACGACTGGAGGGGTTGGCCGACGAGGATCGCCCAGGCGCGCCGCGGAAGATCACCGACGAACAGGTGGAGAAGGTGGTCGTCTCGACGTTGGAAGAGAAACCGAACAACGCGACGCATTGGTCGCGTGCATCGATGGCGAAGCGTTCCGGGCTGAGTAAATCGACCGTGGGGCGGATCTGGGAAGCGTTCAACCTTAAACCCCACTTGGCCGACACATTCAAGCTCTCTACCGATCCGCAGTTCATCGAGAAGGTCCGTAACGTCGTCGGCCTGTATATGAACCCGCCCGAGAACGCAGTGGTGCTATGCACCGATGAGAAATCCCAGGTGCAAGCACTGGAGAGGTCCCAGCCGGTGTTGCCGATGATGCCCGGCATGCCCGAACGCCGCACCCACGACTACGTCCGTCACGGTGTCACCAGCCTGTTCGCCGCCTTCGACATCGCCACCGGCAAGGTCATCTCCTCGCTGCACCGCCGGCACCGCTCGGTCGAGTTCCGCAAATTTCTCACCAAGATCGACAAGACCGTACCGGCGGAGTTAGGCGTCCATGTCATTTGTGACAACTACGCCACCCACAAAACTGAGATCATCCAGAAATGGCTAGCGAAGCATCCTCGATTCCAAATCCACTTCATCCCGACCGGATCGTCCTGGATCAACCAGGTCGAACGCTGGTTCGGCGAATTGACCACCAAACTCCTGCAACGCGGCGTGCACACCAGCGTCCAGGCACTCGAGGCCGATATCCGCAACTGGATCGACGAGTGGAACAACGATCCCCGGCCGTTCATCTGGACCAAGAACGCTGACGAGATCTTGGAGTCACTCCGATCATATTGTCAACGCATCTCCGGCGCAGGACACTAG
- a CDS encoding zinc-ribbon domain-containing protein translates to MLVCPGCRGTYATTLNKGVTKFTLFFVPLFPAGTRYALTCKWCGKTSPISKEEAEQLQAQAQLQPQQDLRS, encoded by the coding sequence GTGCTCGTCTGCCCGGGCTGCCGCGGGACGTACGCGACGACCCTCAACAAGGGCGTCACGAAGTTCACGCTGTTCTTCGTCCCGCTATTCCCGGCCGGCACCCGGTACGCGCTGACCTGCAAATGGTGCGGCAAGACGTCTCCGATCAGCAAGGAAGAGGCGGAACAGCTCCAGGCCCAGGCACAGCTGCAACCGCAGCAGGACCTACGGTCCTGA
- the ilvD gene encoding dihydroxy-acid dehydratase, with protein MDDAKLSNDQRTLKPRSSEVTEGMERAAARGMLRAVGMQDADFAKPQIGVASSWNEITPCNLSLQRLAQAAKEGVHAAGGYPMEFGTISVSDGISMGHVGMHYSLVSREIIADSVETVMEAERLDGSVLLAGCDKSLPGMLMAAARLDLASVFVYAGSILPGRVDDREVTIIDAFEAVGACARGLITRAEVDRIERAICPGEGACGGMYTANTMACAAEALGMSVPGSASPPSVDRRRDASAREAGRVVVGMLARQLTARQILTKEAFENAIAVTMAFGGSTNAVLHLLAIAREAEVDLQLDDFNRIGDRVPHLADVKPFGRYVMPAVDRIGGVPVVMKALLDAGLLHGDCMTVTGRTVAENLAELDPPELDGEVLHQLSNPIHPTGGLTILRGSLAPDGAVVKSAGFDSTSFEGTARVFDGEQGAMDAVEDGSLKPGDVVIIRYEGPRGGPGMREMLAVTGAIKGAGLGKDVLLVTDGRFSGGTTGLCIGHVAPEATDGGPIALVQDGDPIRLDLTNRTLDLLVDGDELVRRREHWSPPAPRLRKGVLGKYAKLVGSASEGAVCS; from the coding sequence GTGGACGATGCCAAGCTCAGCAACGACCAGCGCACGCTGAAGCCTCGCAGCAGCGAGGTCACCGAAGGTATGGAACGGGCCGCGGCGCGCGGCATGCTGCGCGCCGTCGGCATGCAGGACGCCGACTTCGCGAAGCCGCAGATCGGGGTCGCGTCATCTTGGAACGAGATCACCCCGTGCAACCTCTCGCTGCAGCGCCTGGCCCAGGCGGCGAAGGAAGGCGTGCACGCGGCCGGCGGCTATCCGATGGAGTTCGGCACCATTTCGGTCTCCGACGGCATCTCGATGGGGCACGTCGGCATGCACTACTCCCTGGTGTCGCGGGAGATCATCGCCGACTCCGTCGAGACCGTGATGGAGGCCGAACGGCTGGACGGCTCGGTGCTGCTCGCCGGCTGCGACAAGAGCCTGCCGGGCATGTTGATGGCCGCGGCCCGACTCGACCTGGCCTCGGTGTTCGTCTACGCCGGTTCGATCCTGCCTGGGCGCGTCGACGACCGCGAGGTCACCATCATCGATGCTTTCGAAGCGGTCGGTGCGTGCGCGCGCGGCCTGATCACGCGCGCGGAGGTCGACCGCATCGAGCGCGCGATCTGTCCTGGTGAGGGCGCTTGCGGCGGGATGTACACCGCAAACACCATGGCCTGCGCGGCCGAAGCGCTCGGCATGTCGGTCCCGGGTTCGGCCAGTCCGCCATCGGTGGATCGGCGTCGCGACGCGAGCGCCCGCGAAGCCGGCCGCGTGGTGGTCGGCATGCTGGCCCGGCAGCTGACCGCCCGGCAGATCCTCACCAAGGAGGCGTTCGAGAACGCGATCGCCGTGACCATGGCCTTCGGCGGGTCGACCAATGCCGTGCTGCACCTTCTCGCCATCGCGCGGGAAGCCGAGGTCGATCTGCAGTTGGACGACTTCAACCGGATCGGCGACCGGGTGCCGCACCTGGCGGACGTCAAGCCGTTCGGCCGGTACGTGATGCCCGCGGTGGACCGGATCGGTGGAGTGCCGGTGGTCATGAAGGCCCTGCTGGACGCGGGCCTGTTGCACGGCGACTGCATGACGGTGACCGGTCGCACCGTTGCGGAGAACCTCGCCGAGCTCGACCCTCCGGAGCTGGACGGCGAGGTGCTGCACCAGCTGTCGAACCCGATCCACCCCACCGGCGGTCTCACCATCCTGCGCGGATCGTTGGCGCCCGACGGCGCGGTGGTCAAGAGCGCGGGCTTCGATTCAACGAGTTTCGAAGGTACGGCAAGGGTTTTCGACGGCGAGCAGGGCGCCATGGACGCCGTGGAGGACGGCTCGCTGAAGCCCGGTGACGTCGTCATCATCCGCTACGAGGGGCCGCGCGGCGGGCCGGGGATGCGGGAGATGCTCGCAGTGACCGGCGCGATCAAGGGCGCCGGCCTCGGCAAGGACGTCCTGCTGGTCACCGATGGCCGATTCTCCGGCGGCACCACCGGGCTGTGCATCGGGCACGTCGCGCCGGAAGCGACTGATGGCGGCCCTATCGCGTTGGTGCAGGACGGCGACCCGATCCGCCTCGATCTCACCAACCGCACCCTGGACCTGCTCGTCGACGGCGATGAACTCGTGCGGCGCCGCGAGCACTGGTCCCCACCGGCTCCGCGTCTCCGCAAAGGCGTGCTCGGCAAGTATGCGAAGCTGGTCGGCTCCGCGTCGGAAGGAGCGGTTTGCTCGTGA
- a CDS encoding histone-like nucleoid-structuring protein Lsr2 has protein sequence MAERIQVELVDDVDGSPANHTVTFALDGVTYEIDLNDEHAQRLRAVLDRYIKAARAPKPEPARSTRQQEREEEQVRQVNKQLTEQIRGAAQRTREHLSKKAAEPVKPEPVEQPEPVEETLFDTTPAEEPKPGARVPAVSMPQFSSAVD, from the coding sequence ATGGCCGAGCGGATTCAGGTCGAACTCGTCGATGACGTCGACGGGTCCCCTGCCAACCACACCGTCACCTTCGCGCTGGATGGTGTGACGTATGAAATCGACCTGAACGACGAGCACGCCCAAAGACTCCGGGCCGTCCTCGACCGCTACATCAAGGCCGCGCGCGCCCCGAAGCCCGAGCCGGCGCGCAGCACACGCCAGCAGGAGCGCGAGGAGGAGCAGGTCCGGCAGGTCAACAAGCAGTTGACCGAGCAGATCCGCGGCGCCGCGCAGCGCACCCGCGAGCACCTCAGCAAGAAGGCCGCCGAGCCGGTCAAGCCGGAGCCGGTCGAGCAGCCCGAGCCCGTCGAGGAAACGCTGTTCGACACGACTCCGGCCGAAGAACCGAAGCCGGGAGCCCGCGTCCCGGCGGTCTCGATGCCGCAGTTCTCTTCCGCAGTCGACTGA
- a CDS encoding histone-like nucleoid-structuring protein Lsr2: protein MAQKVTVQLVDDVDGTPADSTVEFALDGVNYSIDLSSDNAAKLRDSLASFVAGARKTGGRKRAAAKADKPSATPTAADRERNQAIREWARNQGMQVSDRGRIPAEVVEAYDNAQ, encoded by the coding sequence GTGGCGCAGAAAGTCACCGTCCAGCTCGTCGACGACGTCGACGGCACACCAGCCGACAGCACCGTGGAGTTCGCCTTGGACGGGGTGAACTACTCAATTGACCTGTCCTCCGATAATGCCGCCAAACTCCGCGACTCACTGGCGTCATTCGTGGCCGGCGCGCGCAAGACCGGCGGCCGCAAGCGCGCCGCCGCCAAGGCCGACAAGCCCTCGGCGACGCCGACCGCGGCCGACCGCGAACGCAACCAGGCCATTCGGGAATGGGCCCGGAATCAGGGGATGCAGGTTTCCGACCGGGGTCGCATTCCGGCCGAGGTCGTAGAGGCCTACGACAACGCTCAGTGA
- the rbsK gene encoding ribokinase, with translation MTTTVAVFGSCNMDLVAYVGTAPKRGETVLGREFHTVPGGKGANQAIAAAKAGAAVRMIGAVGEDDFGTQIRETLQKSTVDVMGLRTVPGRSGTAHIVVEDEGSNSIVVVPGANGTVDGLVDGDEELIAGSRSLLLQLEIPLAGVAAAAAAGRRNGVRVVLTPAPALPLPADILSNVDLLVPNEHEAVILAGDDDPHRALAALLQLVPEVVITLGDRGSLYGNRDGVRVEVPSFPVDAVDTTAAGDTFLGVLSTAMGEGAGVPEALRLASAGAAVSVQRSGASSSMPTRQEITDFLATR, from the coding sequence GTGACAACGACTGTGGCCGTATTCGGCAGCTGCAACATGGACTTGGTGGCCTACGTCGGGACGGCGCCGAAGCGGGGCGAGACGGTGCTCGGGCGGGAGTTTCACACGGTGCCCGGCGGCAAGGGCGCCAACCAGGCGATCGCCGCCGCCAAGGCGGGCGCCGCGGTGCGCATGATCGGCGCGGTGGGCGAGGACGACTTCGGCACCCAGATCCGCGAGACCCTGCAGAAGTCCACTGTGGATGTGATGGGCCTGCGGACGGTGCCGGGGCGCAGCGGCACCGCGCACATCGTGGTGGAGGACGAAGGCAGCAACTCGATCGTCGTGGTGCCGGGTGCGAACGGGACGGTCGACGGACTCGTCGACGGCGACGAAGAACTGATCGCCGGATCGCGGAGTTTGTTGCTGCAGCTGGAAATTCCGCTCGCCGGCGTGGCCGCGGCTGCGGCGGCAGGACGGCGCAACGGGGTGCGCGTGGTGCTCACCCCGGCGCCGGCGTTGCCACTGCCCGCCGACATCCTTTCGAATGTGGATCTGCTGGTGCCGAACGAACACGAGGCGGTGATCCTGGCGGGCGACGACGACCCGCACCGCGCGCTGGCCGCGCTGCTCCAACTGGTCCCCGAGGTGGTGATCACCCTCGGGGACCGCGGCTCGTTGTACGGCAACCGCGACGGCGTTCGCGTGGAGGTGCCCAGCTTCCCGGTGGACGCCGTGGACACGACGGCCGCGGGCGACACCTTCCTCGGCGTGCTGAGCACGGCGATGGGCGAAGGCGCCGGGGTGCCCGAGGCGCTGCGTCTGGCCTCCGCTGGAGCGGCCGTGTCGGTGCAGCGCAGCGGGGCCAGCAGCTCGATGCCGACTCGTCAGGAAATCACGGACTTCTTGGCGACGAGATAA